Genomic DNA from Phycicoccus sp. M110.8:
CGCCTCACGCGCCAGGGCGGCGATCTCCACCGACCCGTCGGCGATCTCGGGCACCTCGAGGGCGAAGAGCTTGCGCACGAGGTTCGGGTGCGTGCGCGACAGCCCGATCTGCGGACCCTTGGGACCGCGGCGGACCGACACCACGAAGCAGCGGATGCGCTCGCCGTGGACGTACTTCTCCCCCGGCACCTGCTCGGCCAGCGGCAGGATGCCCTCCACGGTGCCGAAGTCGACCGTGACGTGGCGCGGGTCGGGGCTCTGCTGGATGACACCGGCGACGACGTCGCCCTCGCGGCCCTTGAAGTCGCCGAGGATGGCCTCGTCCTCGAGGTCCCGGAGCCGCTGGACGATCACCTGGCGCGCGGTGGCCGCGGCGATCCGGCCGAACCCGGTCGGGGTGTCGTCGAACTCGGGGCCGTACTCGCGCGGCGGCCGCTCCGCCCCCCGATTCGGCGACTCCGTCGCCGTCTCCGGGAGGTGCCCCCTACCCTCGGCGACCGGCGCCTGCTCGAGCTCCTCGCGGGCCCAGACGACGACGTGGCCGGTCTTGCGGTCGAGCTCGACGCGGGCGTTGCGGTAGGCGCCGTCGGTGCGGTGGTAGGCGACGAGCAGCGCCTGCTCGATCGCGGGGATCAGGATGTCGAGCGAGATGTCCCGCTCGCGCTCCAGCGCCCTGAGGGCGGCGAGGTCGATGTCCATGTCAGTCCTCCTCGGGGATGTCGGCGTCGTCCCCGTCGGCACCGGCGGAGTCGGCAGGCCTCGAGAACTCGACCTGGACCACCGCCTTGGACACCTCGGCATACCGGACGCTCGTGGTCCGGGCCGGTGCCTTCCTCGTCGCCGGGACCTCGAGGGTGACCTCGTCCGGTCCGGCGCTGACGATGCGGCCGGTCACGGGCTCACCCTCGGTGGGCGTGACGGTGACCAGGCGGGAGACGTTGCGGCGGAAGTGCCGCGGAAGGGTGAGCGGGCGGTCGACCCCCGGGCTCGTCACCTCGAGCGTGTACGGCTGCTCACCCATGACGTCGCTGTCGTCGAGGGCGTCGCTCACCGCGCGGGTCGCGTCCGAGACCTCGTCGAGGCTCAGCGGCGGCACCACCTCGGTGGCGTCGCCGTCGGTCGACAGCGCGCGGTCGATCCAGACCCGGACGAGGCGGCGCTTGCCGGTGGGCGTGACGGCGACGTCCTCCACCAGGAGGCCGAGGTCCCCGAGCGGGCCCTCGACGACGGGACGAATCTGGTCCTTGACGCTCACTGACTCGTCCTCTCTGAAGTTCTGGGGTGGTGCAGCGCCACTCTATCCACGCCGCCGTGGTGTCGCATACACGCCTCCCGGCCCGTGCCAGAATCGCGTCATGCCGATGGACCGAGCCGGGGCCCCGGTGCACCCGACCCGGCGCCGGGCCCTCGGCCTCGGCCTCGCAGCCGCTGCATCGCTGTCCCTGTCCGCCTGCGGGATCAGGTTCGAGGACGGCACCCCCGGGGCGCGCCCGGCGGCGCGCAGGCCCGTCCAGGGCGAGGCCTTCATGGTCGCGCTCTGGAGGCACACCGAGGACCTGGCCACCCGCGCCGCAGGCGCCGGGGGCGCGGCGACGAGCCTGCCCGCCCGGCTGGCCGTCCTCCACCGCCAGCAGGCGACCGTGCTGCGTGCCGAGCTGCTGCGGCTCGGCGTCCCGGACTCGGACCTGACCCGCTCGAACGGGTCGACCGGTACGGCAACGGCGGCCGCAGCGAGCGCCACCGGCACCACGCCGGCACCGACCGCGACGTCCCCCACCGGGCGCACCACGGCTGCCGAGCTCGCGGCGGCCGAGGCCGGTGACCTCGGCCCCACCGCGATCAGCTCGCTCTCGCGGGTGCTCGCCGGGTCGGTGCCGCTCGTCGGCGCGGTGCTGGCCCAGCGCTCCGCGGCCGCGACCCTCCTCGGCCGGCCTGCGACGTGGCCGGACGAGGCGTGGAAGGGCCAGTCGCTCGCCGCGACGTTCCTCACCACGACGAGGGCCGCGATCTACGCGTTCGAGGTCGTCGCGGCGCAGTCGCCCTCGGGGGCGCAGCACACCCTCGCGATGTCCACCCTGTCGGCGCTGCGGGCGCGGGCGGCGGCCCAGGAGGCGATGGCCGGGTCCAGCGCCGGGCCGCCGGACCTCGCGCACCCCCTTCCCTTCCCCGTCACCACCCCGGCTGCGGCCCGCCGGCTCGCGGTCGACGTGCTGGAGCGGCTGCGGGCGGCCGGCGCCCGCGACCTCGGCACCGCCGGCACGGACACCGCTGCCCTCGGGCTGCTGGTGCGCTGGCTGGGCGAGACCGAGGTGCTGGCCTCCCGGTGGGGCGTCCGGCTCGCGCCCTTCCCCGGGCTCTCGTGACGTCGCCCGCCCGAGTGCGTGCCGTGGCAGGCCCGAGGACGTGCCGTCGTGGCGCCCTGACGGGCACACCCGCGTGAGGACCGAGGACGCGGCCGCGCTCGTCCCGCCGGACTTCGCGACGTTCGTGCAGCGGCACACTGCGCAGGACGGTGCCGTCGGCGGCCCGTCCGGCGCCGAGTGGGGGGCAGGACTTCCCCGCCTGCTGGCGGAGATGTGCGACGACTGGTCGCTGGAGCCGGCCGGGCCGGTGGGCACGGGCTGGACGTCGCTCGTCCTGCCCGTGACGCGCGACGGCGCTCGGCTGGCCCTCAAGCTGGTGTGGCCGCACGTCGAGGGCCGTGACGAGGCGCTCGCGCTGCGCCACTGGGACGGACGCGGGGCGGTCCGCCTCGTGCAGGCCGACCCGTCCCGGTGGGCGATGCTGCTGGAGGCCCTCGACCCGGCCCGTGACCTGCGCACGCTCGACGCCGACAGCGCCTGCGAGGTGGCAGGGCAGGTCCTCGCCCGGCTGCACCGGCCCGCTCCCCCGGGCCTGCGGCTGCTGTCGGAGTTCGCCCACCTGCAGACCGAGAAGCTGGCAGCCACCGAGGGGGTGCTGCCTCGGCGGATGGTGGAGCGGGTCCAGGGACGCGTCCGCGACCTGACCGCGGACCCGGCGTGCGACGCGACCCTCGTCCACACGGACCTGCACTACGAGAACGTCCTGCACGCCCTCCCGGACAGCCCCCGGCCGCTCGACGACCAGTGGGTGGCCATCGACCCGCACGCCATGGCCGGGCACCCCGGCTTCGAGGTGCAGCCGCTGCTGCGCAACCGCGCCGACGAGCTCGGCACGGGCTCGGCGTTCCGCTGGCTGGTGCGCCGCCGGGTGGAGGTCGTCTGCGAGGCGGCCGGCATCGACGAGGACGAGGCGCTCGCCTGGTCCTACGTCGCGACGGCCATGCAGGCACGGTGGGCGGCCGAGGACGGCGACCGCGAGGGCGTCTCCTTCTGCGTGGCGCTCCTCAAGGCCCTCGACGGCTGAGCGTGCTGGGCGCCTGCGCCCGACGACAGGGGCGGTCAGTCGCTCGAGGGCCCTGAGATGGGGGCCGGGCCCCGACGAGCCGTCCGCCCGGAGGAGTTGCAGACTGAAACCATGCGCTTCGGATTCCACTTCCTCGACTTCAACCTGCCCGACGGCCCCGCCTCCTACGCCCCGGCCCTGCGCGCCACCGCCGCTGCCGCCGACGAGGTCGGCGCGTCCTGGTTCACGGTGATGGACCACTTCTTCCAGATGGAGCAGTTCCGCACCGCGCACGACCCCATGCTGGAGGGCTGGACCACCCTCGGCTTCCTCGCCGCGGTCACCGAGCGGGTCAGGCTGGGCACCGTCGTGACGGGCGTGACCTACCGGCACCCGGGCCTGCTCGCCAAGATCGGGACCACCCTCGACGTGCTCAGCGGCGGCCGTGCGTTCATGGGCATCGGGGCCGCCTGGTACGAGCGCGAGCACAAGGCGCTGGGGGTGCCGTACCCGCCCGTCGCCGAGCGGTTCGAGCGGCTCGAGGAGGCGCTGCGGATCATCCGCCAGATGTGGAGCGAGGACGAGGGCCCCTTCGAGGGCAGGCACTACCAGCTCGCCGAGACCATCAACGTGCCCGCGACGCTGAGCCGGCCCCACCCGCCCATCGTCATCGGCGGCAGCGGCGAGAAGAAGACGCTGCGGCTCGTGGCCCAGTACGCCGACGCCACCAACCTCATCGTCGCCGACACCGACCAGGCCGCGCACAAGCTGAAGGTCCTGCGCCGCCACTGCGAGGACGTGGGTCGCGACTACGACAGCATCGAGAAGACGGTCATGGGGCCGCCGTCGAACCCGCTCGAGGACGTCGACGGGTTCCTGCGTCTGGCCGAGACGTATGCCGGGATGGGCGTCGAGCACATCCACCTGCGGGCCCTCACGCCCGACCCCGCCGCCCACGTCACGGCGTTCGGCGAGAAGGTGGCTCCGCGGCTCGCCGAGATCGGCTGACTGCACCCGCACCGCGGGTCGCCCGGGTTCCCCGGGCGCCCCGCGGTCAGCCGGCCCAGCTGTACTCGATCTCGGGGCGCCCGGCCCCGGCATACCGCTGCCTGCGCACGGCCTGCCGCGTGTCGCACAGGTACTCGGCGTACCGGCGGGCAGTCACCCGGCTGACCCCGACGGCCTCGGCGAGCTCGCTGGCCGACAGCGACCCGCTGTCGCGCAGCGCCCGGGTGACGCGCGCCAGCAGCTCCTCCCCCATGCCCTTGGGCAGGGCGGCCGCGCGCGACGGCCGGACGCCGGCGAGCACCTGGTCCACCTCGGCCTGGGTCGCCACCTCGTCGGTGCTCGACAGCCCGTCGCGGTAGGCCCGGTAGGACTCGAGCCGGTCGCGCAGCGTCGCGAACACGAACGGCTTGAGGATGTACTGGACCACGCCCAGGGACACGGCGGCCCGGACCACGTCGAGCTCGCGGGCCGAGGTCACCGCGATGACGTCGGCCCGGTGCCCTGCGGCGCGCATGGCGCGGATGACGTCGAGGCCGTGCCGGTCGGGCAGGTGCATGTCGAGCAGCACGACGTCGACCGCGGTGGACTGCAGCGCCTGCAACGCCTCCTGCGAGGTGCCGGCGGTGGCCGCCACCTCGAACCCGGGGACCCGCACGACGTATGCCGCGTGGGCCTCGAGCGCGACCGGCTCGTCCTCGACGACGAGGACCCGGAGGACGTCCGGCGCCGGCCGCCCGGCGGCCGGAGGGGGGTCGGCCGCGGGCCGGCGGCCGGGCACGGGCGGTCGCTGGTCAGGCATCGGCGTGCTCCTGCACGGGCAGCCGGACGACGAACCGGGCGCCGGGCGGCCCGGAGACCTCGAGGCGTCCCCCGAGCCGGGCCACCGACTGGGCCACGAGCGCCAGGCCGATCCCCCGCCGGCCGGCGCTGCCCTCCTCCTTGGTCGTGAAGCCGCGCCGGAACGCGTCGTCGACCGAGCCGGGCGGCAGGCCGGGCCCGGTGTCCTCCACGACGAGGACGACCTCGTCGCCCTCGGCCCGGCAGTCGACGGTGACGCGGCGCGGCCCGTCGGTGCCGGCCACCGCCTCGAACGCGTTGTCGATGAGGTTGCCCACGATCGTGACGAGGTCGCGGTCGGGCGCGGCCTGGGCCGGCCACTGGGCGCCGTCGGCGATGACGAGCTCGATGCCGCTCTGGCTCGCCTGGGCCACCTTGCCGAGCAGCAGCGCCGTCAGCACCGGCTCGGACACGGCGCCGACGACGGCGTCGGTGAGCCCCTGGGAGACGCGCAGCTCGTCGGTCGCGAACGCGAGCGCGCGCTCGGGGTGGCCGAGCTCGATGAGGCTGACGATGGCGTGCAGCCGGTTCGCCGACTCGTGCGCCTGCGAGCGCAGCGCCTCGGTGAGTCCGCGGGCGGAGTCGAGCTCACCGGTGAGGTGCTCGAGGTCGGTGCGGTCGCGCAGGGTGACGACGAAGCCCAGCAGCCGGCCGTCCCACTGTGCCCGCGCCTTGTTGAGCACGAGCACGCGCGCGTCGGTCACGTGCAGCTCGTCCTCACGCGCCCGGTCGTCGGTGAGCGCGGCGACCAGGGTGTCGGGCAGCCCGAGCTCCGGCACGCGGCGGCCCACCGCGTCGGGCGGCAGGCCCAGCAGCCGCACGGCCTCGTCGTTGGCTAGCCGCAGGGTGCCGTCGAGGTCGACCAGCAGGAGCCCCTCGGTGACCGCGTGCAGGACGGCGTCGTAGTACTCGACCATCTGGCGCAGCTGCCGCTCGCCCAGCCCGTGGGTCTGGCGGCGGACCCGTCGGGACACCAGGGCCGTGCCGAGGCCGGTGAGCAGGGCTGCCGCGAGGCCAGCGAGGAGGATGCCGGGCAGCTGGCTGCGCAGCTCGGCCGTCACCGCGGACTTGCGGATGCCCACGGCGACGAGCCCGACGACCGCGCCTCCGTCCTCGACGGGCACCACGACCCGGCGGGACGGGCCCAGGGTGCCGGTGTAGTCCTCCACCACCACGCCGCCGCGCTGCGCGGCCTCGATGTGGCCGATGAAGCGGCGGCCGATCTGGCTGGTGTCGGGGTGGGTGAAGCGGATGCCGTCCGGGCTCATCACGACGACGAAGTCGGTGCGGGTCTCGACGCGGGCCTCCTCGGCGAACCGCTGCAGGCTCGAGGAGTCACCCGCCCGCACGCCGGCGACGACGTCGGGGCTGCTCGCCACCGTCTCGGCGACCGCCCGGGCCCGCGCGGTGGCCTCCTGGGTGCTCGCGCGCCCGGCCTGGACGTACCCGGCGGCGACACCGACCACCACGACCAGCAGCCCGACGAGGACCTGCAGCACGAACACCTGCCGGGCCACGCTCCACCGCGCCGGCGCGCGCAGCAGGCGCGTCAGCGGCATACTCCACCGCCGTCGGGGAACTCAATGAACACAATCGTGACCCTAGCCACTCGCCGGGGCCACCATCGTCGCTGTTCGCCATCCCGGGACGTCCCGGGATCCACAGCTGGGAGAGCACAGTGAGCACAGCCGCCGACACCGTCGTCGACCGGCCCGCACCGAAGCGGGACCGCACGCACTACCTCTACCTCGCGGTCATCGCCGCGATGGTCCTGGGCATCATCGTCGGGTTCGCCTTCCCCGAGTTCGGCATCAAGCTGAAGTGGCTGGGCACCGGCTTCGTCAGCCTCATCAAGATGATGATCACCCCCATCATCTTCTGCACCATCGTCCTGGGCATCGGCTCGGTGCGCCGCGCCGCCCAGGTCGGCAAGGTCGGCGGCCTGGCCCTCGGCTACTTCCTCACCATGTCGACCTTCGCGCTGGCGATCGGCCTCGTGGTCGGCAACATCGTCAAGCCCGGCTCCGGCCTGCACCTCACCGCCGAGCTGGCCAAGGCCGGCCAGGCGCAGGTGGGCGACAAGAGCGAGACCACGGTCGACTTCATCCTCGGCCTCATCCCCGACACGCTCGTGTCGTCGCTCACGGCCGGGTCGGTCCTGCAGGCGCTGTTCGTGGCCCTGCTCGTCGGGTTCGCGCTGCAGAAGATGGGCCGCGCCGGTGAGCCGATCCTGGTGGGCATCAAGCACTTCGAGCGGCTCGTCTTCCGCCTGATGGCGATGGTCATGTATGCCGCGCCGATCGGCGCGTTCGGCGCCATGGCCGCGCTCGTGGGCGCGACCGGCACCAAGGGACTGACCAGCGTGCTGAAGATGATGTTCGGGTTCTACGTGACGTGCGCCGTGTTCGTCTTCGTGGTCCTCGGCGCGGTCCTGTACCTCGCGACCCGGGTCAACATCTTCAGGCTGCTGAAGTACCTGGCACGCGAGTTCCTGCTCATCCTGTCGACGTCCTCGTCGGAGTCGGCCCTGCCGCGGCTCATCGCGAAGATGGAGCACGCCGGCGTGTCCCGCCCGGTGGTCGGCATCACCGTGCCGACCGGGTACTCGTTCAACCTCGACGGCACGGCCATCTACCTGACGATGGCGTCGCTGTTCGTCGCCGAGGCGCTGGACAAGCCGTTCACGTTCGGCCAGCAGATCTCGCTGCTGGTGTTCATGATCATCGCGTCCAAGGGTGCGGCCGGCGTCAGCGGCGCCGGCCTGGCCACCCTGGCCGGTGGCCTGCAGGCGCACCGGCCCGACCTGGTCCCGGGCGTGGGCATCATCGTCGGCATCGACCGGATGATGAGCGAGGCGCGGGCGCTGACCAACTTCGCGGGCAACTCCGTCGCCACGGTCCTCATCGGCCACTGGGTCGGCGAGCTCGACCGGCCGCGCCTGGACCGCGTCCTCGCCGGCGACCTGCCGTTCGACGAGCGGACCATGGTCGACCACGAGGACGAGGAGCCGGTCACCGACGTCGCGCAGGAGCGCACGGCGGCGCTGCCGCAGCCGGTGGGCCCCGCTCGCTGAGCCGGCCCTCCCCTGACCCGCGGGCCCGTCCCCTCCTCGAGAGGTGGCGGGTCCGCGGCACGTCCGGGCGCCTGCTCAGCCCACCCCGAGGCTGGTCGCGACGACCCGGGCGACGCGTCGCCCGGACACGAGCGCCCCCTGGATGGAGGAGGTGTCGCGGTGGTCGCCGGCGACGAAGAGCCCACCGCCGAGGTCGACGGGGCGGCGCACCACGAGCGGCGGGGCCACGAGCGGCAGCGCCTCGCGCACGTCGTGCCTCGCCAGCAGGTCCCACCCGGCGGTCGACGTCGACCACAGGCGGGCGAGCTCGGCCCGGACCAGGCCCTCGTCGTCCGGCGCACCGGACAGCGTGGTGGCCTGCACGAGGCGGCGCCCCGGCGGGGCGTACGACGGCGCGGCGTCGGACACGACCGCCGTGTTCACGACCGGCCCCCGTTCGCCGTCCACGCGCAGCCAGCGGCTCGTCGGCGCCGGGTCGGTCGTCGAGAACCACCAGGTCCGCAGCCCGTTGACCCGCGCCTGCGGCACGACGCCGAGCCGGGCCGCGGACGTCAGGTCAGTCGCGACCACCACCGCCCGGGCGGTGACCTCGCCGTCGGGGGTGCGCACCGTCGTCCCCGCGCCCAGCTCGGCGGCCGCACCGAGCCGGACCGGACGGCGCAGGCCGGCCGCGAGCTGGGCCGGCAGCGCCCGCATGCCGTCGCGGGGCAGGCCCGGGGTGCCGAGCAGGAAGGAGCGCACGAGCAGGAGCACGTACTGCGCGGAGGTGGCGCCCTCGTCCTCGGCCAGCACGCCGGCCAGGAACGGCTCGAGCACCTCGTGCCGCAGGGGCCCCTTCACCCCCGCTGCGTCGAGCGAGCCGGACAGGGACGTGTCGGGGCTGCGCAGGAGCCACCGGACGGGTCCGAGCGAGGGCGCGGCCCAGGCGGCGAGACGGCCCACTTCCCCCGGCGTGACCAGCCCGCTCGCGAGGGTGCGCAGCAGGGAGCCGGGCTCGCGGCGCGGGTCGGCGAGCAGGGCGGTGACGCCGCCGCGCCGGACCTCGACACCGGCACCGAACGACTGCAGTCCGAGCGCGCCCAGGTCCACGACCCTGCGCACCGCGGGGTAGGACGGGTTGAGCAGCTGGAACCCGACGTCGCACAGGTGCCCGTCGACCACGTCCGTGCGCACCCGTCCCCCGACGCGGTCCGAGGCCTCGAGGACAAGGACGTCGAGCCCGCGACGCTCCAGCTCGAGGGCACATCCCAGGCCGGCCAGGCCGGCTCCCACCACCACGACGTCGTGCACGGGAACACCGTCGCACGAGCGGTGCCGCACCGCTCGCCACGCCTGCCACCGCCCGGCCCGTCACCGCCCGGCCCGCTGCCGGCCCACTGCTGGGCCGGGCGCGCCGAGGGCCGCGGTCCCGCCCGGGACGGGTCCGGACGGCATACGGTCGGCACGTGACCGAGCTGCGCACCGACCGACTGCTCCTGCGGCACTGGCGGGAGGAGGACCGCGAGCCGTTCGCGGCGCTCAACGACGACCCCGACGTCATGGAGCACTTCCCGCACCACCTGACGCGCGAGCAGAGCAACGCGATGGCCGATCGCATCGCGACCTTCCTCGACGAGCACGGATGGGGCCTGTGGGCCGTCGAGGTGCTCGACACGGGGCAGTTCATCGGCTTCACCGGCCTCGCGGTGCCGCGCTTCGAGGAGCACTTCACGCCCTGCGTCGAGGTCGGGTGGCGGCTGGCGCGCGACGGCTGGGGGCACGGGTATGCCACGGAGGCGGCCCGCGCGAGCGTCGCCCACGGCTTCACCGAACTCGGCCTCGAGGAGATCGTGGCCATGGTCGTGCCGGCGAACGACCGCTCGCAGTCGGTGATGCGCAAGCTGGGCATGACCCGCGACGAGGGCGCCGACTTCGACCACCCGCTCATCGAGGAGGGCAGCCCCGTCCGGCGGCACCGCCTCTACCGGCTGGCCCGCGAGGAGTGGGCACGCGGCGCCGGGTCCTCATCGGGCACGGCAACGGACTCGGGCTCGGGCTCGGGCTCAGGCTCAGGCTCGGGCTCGGGCTCGGACTCGGGCTCGGACGGAGGATCGCGATGACGTCGACACCCGACACCGTGGTCGGCGAGCTCGCCCCGACGGGGGCGCTGCGCGTGTCGATCAACCTCGGCAACCCGGTCCTCGCCCAGGGCGACTCCGGCGCACCCCGCGGCGTCACCGTCGACATCGCCCGAGAGCTCGGCCGGCGGCTCGGGGTGCCGGTGCAGACCCTGTGCTTCGACGCGGCCCGGAAGTCCTACGAGGCGATGGCCGACGGCCGTGCCGACCTCTGCTTCCTCGCCGTGGACCCGGCCCGCGAGGAGCAGGTCGCGTTCACCCGGCCCTACGTGGCGATCGAGGGTGTCTACGTCGTGCGCGAGGAGTCCCCGGTGCGCACTGCGCAGGACGTCGACCGCGCGGGCGTGCGCGTCGGCGTCAAGGAGGGCTCGGCGTACGACCTACACCTCACGCGCGAGCTCACCGGCGCCGAGGTGGTGCGCGGGTCCGAGGGTGTCGACGTCTTCGTCGCGGAGGGGCTGGAGGTCGGCGCCGGGATCCGCCAGCCGGTCGAGGCGTTCGTCGACTCCCACGCCGGGTACCGGGTCGCCGAGCCGGCGTTCATGCAGATCCGCCAGGCCGTGGGCACGCCCCGGGGCCGCTCCGAAGCGGCCGTGGCAGGCCTCGACGCCCTGGTGGGCGACCTCGTCGCCGAGGGGTTCGTCGCGCGCTCGCTCGAGCGTTCCGGCCAGTCCCCGACCCTCGTCGCGGACGGCCGACCATGACGGATGTCATGGGCCCGGGAGTTCCCTGACCGAACACAGACCAAACCGGCACGAGACTGCACCCTGCGCTTCACCTGCCGGCACGCCGGCTCGGCTTTGATCCCGAGCCATGCGAACCCCCTCCCCCACGCGCCGCACCCGGCGCCTGCTGCCGCCCGCCCTGGTCGGCCTGCTCACCGCCGTCCTCGGCGCCGCCGGACTGGCCGTCGGCACCGCCCCGGCGCACGCCGTCACCGACGCTCCGCACTGCTCGACCTCGGGCACCTGGACCCCCGGCGAGTTCAACATCTACTGGTTCGACGTCGACCAGGGCGACAGCCAGCTCGTCGTCGGGCCGACCGGCCGGACCCTGCTCGTCGACCTCGGCGAGACCTCGTTCAACACCACCGGCACCAACACCAACGCCACCAAGGTCGCCGCGCAGATCCGCTCGATCTGCGGCATCGCCTCCGGCCCCGTCCACCTCGACTACGTCATGGCCTCCCACCACCACCTCGACCACATCGGGTACCCGCGCGTCCCGGGTGACACCACGGCATACGGCAACGGGCTGTGGCAGCTCCTCGCGCCAGCGGCCAGCGGCGGGTTCGGCTTCACGGTCGGCCAGCTGATCGACCACGACGGCGGCACCTGGCAGGACAGCAACGGAGACGGGACGTGCGAACCCGGCACCTCCACGGCCCCCTCGACCGAGATCAGGTACGACAACGCCGGGACGACCTCCGGCACGGGCGCCCGCTTCATCTGCTGGCTCTACGGGCCCGCGGCCCAGGCCGACCGCGCCGACATCAACGGCAAGGTCGTCCAGCTGACCAACACCTCCACCTGGCCGTCCCTCGACCTCGGGACCGGGGTGACCTCGACCATCGTCGAGGCCAACGCCAAGGGCGTCATGCAGGCCGACGGCACCACGCCGGTCAGCGGTGACCACCACCTCGATGCCTCCCCGCCGAGCGAGAACGACTACTCGATCGGCGTGCGGTTCGCCTTCGGGCCGTTCGCCTACGCGACCGCCGGCGACAGCGACGGCGAGTACGCCACCAGCGCGAACAGCTACACCTACAACGACGTCGAGTCGCTGCTGAAGACGAAGATGGGCACGGTCAACGCGCTGCGCGCCAACCACCACGGGTCGGCGCACTCGTCCTCGGACGGCTACGTCACCTCGACCGACCCGCAGGTCGCCTTCATCTCCTGCGGCGTCAACTCCTACGGCCACCCCGGCAACCGCACGCTCGACGCGTTCCGCACAGTCGGCGCCGACATCTTCCTCGCGAACGACCCGTGCGACACCACGGACACGACCGGGGCCGCGATCGACTACACGGGCACCTACAACCACAACGGGACCGTGCACCTGGCGACCTCGGGCTCGGGCGCCGGCTTCACCGTCGCCTACGACGCGGGCACCCGCAGCTACACGACCCGCGCCAGCAGCGGGACCGGTGGCACCGGTGGCACCGGGGGCACCGGCGGATCCCCGTCCGCGGTCAAGGTCAACGAGATCCTCATGGCCCCGAGCGGCACGGGCACCGAGTGGGTCGAGCTCTACAACACCGGCACGTCGGCGGTCGACCTGAGCGGCCTGTACATTGACGACGCCGCCGGGGGTGGCGGGTCGCCGCGACAGATCCCGGCCGGCACGACGATCGCGGCCGGCGGACACTGGGTCATGGACATCCCGTCGGGCTACCTCAACAACACAGGCGCGGAGTCGGCGCGGTTCCTGGCGATCAGCGGCGGCGTCGAGACGGTCTACGACACCTACAGCTGGAGCCTGGGCTCGACCCAGTACGACAAGGTGTTCCACCGCACAGGCGACGGCGGGGCCTGGTGCGGCACCATCTCCAGCGCGGTGACCAAGGGCACCGCGAACCCGACGACGTGCCCGTGAGCCGGCTCCGCGGCGGCGTCGTCGCAGCCGGGGTGGGCGCCGTGCTGCTGCTCGGGTATGCCGGGCACGCACTCTCCGGGGCGGCGCCCGCCACCGCCGCGGTAGGGTCCGCGGCGCAGCCGACCCGCCCCGCCATGGACCGGCTGGTCCTGGTCAGCGGCCGGGACGACCACGGGCTGGTCGAGCTGGCGTCGGTCCCCCTGACCGACCGTGCCGGCCGCGGCGCGGTCGTGGGCACGGTCCCGGACGGCACGCTGGCCCGGCCGACCCGGGT
This window encodes:
- a CDS encoding cation:dicarboxylate symporter family transporter; the encoded protein is MSTAADTVVDRPAPKRDRTHYLYLAVIAAMVLGIIVGFAFPEFGIKLKWLGTGFVSLIKMMITPIIFCTIVLGIGSVRRAAQVGKVGGLALGYFLTMSTFALAIGLVVGNIVKPGSGLHLTAELAKAGQAQVGDKSETTVDFILGLIPDTLVSSLTAGSVLQALFVALLVGFALQKMGRAGEPILVGIKHFERLVFRLMAMVMYAAPIGAFGAMAALVGATGTKGLTSVLKMMFGFYVTCAVFVFVVLGAVLYLATRVNIFRLLKYLAREFLLILSTSSSESALPRLIAKMEHAGVSRPVVGITVPTGYSFNLDGTAIYLTMASLFVAEALDKPFTFGQQISLLVFMIIASKGAAGVSGAGLATLAGGLQAHRPDLVPGVGIIVGIDRMMSEARALTNFAGNSVATVLIGHWVGELDRPRLDRVLAGDLPFDERTMVDHEDEEPVTDVAQERTAALPQPVGPAR
- a CDS encoding NAD(P)/FAD-dependent oxidoreductase; protein product: MHDVVVVGAGLAGLGCALELERRGLDVLVLEASDRVGGRVRTDVVDGHLCDVGFQLLNPSYPAVRRVVDLGALGLQSFGAGVEVRRGGVTALLADPRREPGSLLRTLASGLVTPGEVGRLAAWAAPSLGPVRWLLRSPDTSLSGSLDAAGVKGPLRHEVLEPFLAGVLAEDEGATSAQYVLLLVRSFLLGTPGLPRDGMRALPAQLAAGLRRPVRLGAAAELGAGTTVRTPDGEVTARAVVVATDLTSAARLGVVPQARVNGLRTWWFSTTDPAPTSRWLRVDGERGPVVNTAVVSDAAPSYAPPGRRLVQATTLSGAPDDEGLVRAELARLWSTSTAGWDLLARHDVREALPLVAPPLVVRRPVDLGGGLFVAGDHRDTSSIQGALVSGRRVARVVATSLGVG
- a CDS encoding GNAT family N-acetyltransferase encodes the protein MTELRTDRLLLRHWREEDREPFAALNDDPDVMEHFPHHLTREQSNAMADRIATFLDEHGWGLWAVEVLDTGQFIGFTGLAVPRFEEHFTPCVEVGWRLARDGWGHGYATEAARASVAHGFTELGLEEIVAMVVPANDRSQSVMRKLGMTRDEGADFDHPLIEEGSPVRRHRLYRLAREEWARGAGSSSGTATDSGSGSGSGSGSGSGSDSGSDGGSR
- a CDS encoding transporter substrate-binding domain-containing protein, which codes for MTSTPDTVVGELAPTGALRVSINLGNPVLAQGDSGAPRGVTVDIARELGRRLGVPVQTLCFDAARKSYEAMADGRADLCFLAVDPAREEQVAFTRPYVAIEGVYVVREESPVRTAQDVDRAGVRVGVKEGSAYDLHLTRELTGAEVVRGSEGVDVFVAEGLEVGAGIRQPVEAFVDSHAGYRVAEPAFMQIRQAVGTPRGRSEAAVAGLDALVGDLVAEGFVARSLERSGQSPTLVADGRP
- a CDS encoding lamin tail domain-containing protein, with translation MRTPSPTRRTRRLLPPALVGLLTAVLGAAGLAVGTAPAHAVTDAPHCSTSGTWTPGEFNIYWFDVDQGDSQLVVGPTGRTLLVDLGETSFNTTGTNTNATKVAAQIRSICGIASGPVHLDYVMASHHHLDHIGYPRVPGDTTAYGNGLWQLLAPAASGGFGFTVGQLIDHDGGTWQDSNGDGTCEPGTSTAPSTEIRYDNAGTTSGTGARFICWLYGPAAQADRADINGKVVQLTNTSTWPSLDLGTGVTSTIVEANAKGVMQADGTTPVSGDHHLDASPPSENDYSIGVRFAFGPFAYATAGDSDGEYATSANSYTYNDVESLLKTKMGTVNALRANHHGSAHSSSDGYVTSTDPQVAFISCGVNSYGHPGNRTLDAFRTVGADIFLANDPCDTTDTTGAAIDYTGTYNHNGTVHLATSGSGAGFTVAYDAGTRSYTTRASSGTGGTGGTGGTGGSPSAVKVNEILMAPSGTGTEWVELYNTGTSAVDLSGLYIDDAAGGGGSPRQIPAGTTIAAGGHWVMDIPSGYLNNTGAESARFLAISGGVETVYDTYSWSLGSTQYDKVFHRTGDGGAWCGTISSAVTKGTANPTTCP